From Acinetobacter lwoffii, a single genomic window includes:
- a CDS encoding IS3-like element ISAcsp5 family transposase (programmed frameshift) translates to MTRRKRRNHSAEFKVKVALAAIKGDHTLAELSTQFDLHQNQIIDWKNQLLEQSVNIFSRPTAQQEPEIDLKALHAKIGHQALQIGFFRRCAQKNRAAERQKMIDKTHQLSVRQQSQLIQINRSTLYYKPKEISSTDLSLMRLIDEIHLDYPFMGSRMIRDMLQRQGHQIGRRKVRRLMRLMGIHALYPKPNTSKPNLAHRIFPYLLKNMVIDHSNQVWCTDITYIPMAKGFVYLCAIIDWHSRKVLAHRVSISMETDFCIDALQEAIVKYGCPEVFNTDQGSQFTSEAFLNELKLRNIRISMDGKGRWMDNVMIERLWRSVKHEEVYLKAYDTVKQAKQSIAEYLDFYNMIRPHSSLNKATPDEFYDQHLLKVMAA, encoded by the exons ATGACACGAAGAAAACGTCGTAATCATTCAGCAGAGTTTAAAGTTAAAGTTGCTCTCGCAGCAATTAAAGGCGACCACACACTCGCTGAACTTTCTACTCAATTCGATTTACATCAAAACCAAATCATCGATTGGAAAAATCAACTGCTTGAGCAATCAGTCAATATTTTTTCACGACCAACAGCACAACAAGAACCAGAGATTGACCTCAAAGCTCTACATGCCAAGATAGGACATCAGGCATTGCAAATTG GATTTTTTAGAAGGTGCGCTCAGAAAAATAGGGCAGCTGAGCGGCAAAAAATGATCGATAAGACCCATCAACTTTCGGTACGACAACAATCGCAATTGATTCAAATCAATCGCAGTACGTTGTATTACAAGCCCAAAGAGATTTCATCAACTGATTTGAGTTTGATGCGTCTAATCGATGAAATTCATCTCGACTACCCATTTATGGGCAGTCGAATGATACGAGATATGCTACAGCGTCAAGGACATCAAATAGGTCGGCGTAAAGTCCGACGTTTAATGCGCTTGATGGGAATACATGCCTTGTATCCAAAACCCAATACCAGTAAGCCTAATCTTGCACACCGTATTTTCCCATATCTGTTGAAAAACATGGTCATCGATCACTCTAATCAAGTCTGGTGTACAGATATCACGTACATTCCTATGGCTAAAGGCTTTGTCTATCTGTGTGCAATTATAGATTGGCATAGTCGTAAAGTACTGGCTCATCGAGTATCGATCAGTATGGAAACAGACTTTTGCATAGATGCGTTGCAAGAAGCAATTGTGAAATATGGTTGTCCAGAGGTGTTTAATACAGACCAAGGCAGTCAATTCACAAGCGAGGCATTTTTGAATGAGTTAAAATTGCGAAATATCCGTATCAGTATGGATGGGAAAGGACGATGGATGGATAATGTGATGATTGAGCGTTTATGGCGCAGCGTGAAGCATGAGGAAGTCTATTTGAAGGCTTACGATACGGTTAAACAAGCGAAACAATCAATTGCTGAATATTTGGATTTTTATAACATGATACGTCCTCATTCAAGTTTGAATAAGGCAACACCGGATGAATTTTATGATCAACATTTACTAAAAGTAATGGCAGCATAA